The genomic DNA CGTTGTAGTGGGCATAGTTGATCTGGGGGAACTCCAGGCCACCATAGTCCACCAGGTCACTGTTATGGAGGTCCTCGTGCGTGCAGAACACCTAGAAACAGAGCAGCCGACCACCGGCCTTGTCAGGACAGGACTCTCTCGCCACAGAGCCCCCCTGACTCTCCCCGTCACACCACGATTGAAATTATTGATTTATCTTTTAAGGAACAGACAACAACCAAGTTAAGACACAACCCAGCACTCTGTCAAAATGCATTGACCAGGCGTGTCACCCAGGAGCCCCCAGTGATGGTTTCAAAGAATTAAGCCAGTGCACTAATGTTCCCCGCCCCCTCTCCCCTTGCCAGCACACCTTGCCCTCCCCAGTCTTGACAGCCGTGGCGCTGCTGTCTGGCAGGGTGTTGAGGTTGAGCGCGGTCGGTGTGTCAGGGCCCACACTGAGTGGCAGCACAAAGCGGCGAGGGAAGGCCCGGCAGAGAGAGTTGTACATCTGGaaatgaaacagaaagaaaaggcCTGGCTGAGCACAGagacccatacacacacacacaatgacacaaccACACGATTGAAGTCTTACACAAGAGCATCCTCTAATGAGTCTGACCTTCTAAAAAATTTAAATAGACTGTTGGCTTTGTTCTCCCACAGAATGGGGTCTCCGATGGACGTCTCAGACTGAACAGTTGCAGCatcattaaaaagtaaaaagaaaaacagaaaaaataacaaaactgtgCACAATGAAAACCAGAGGTTTTGATTTTCACAGTTTCCTAAAGAGTCAGATTCCACCGTGGCCCCGGTACAGAGAGCCCTGTGCGGGATATACCTCGTCCAGCGCCTCCCCGCTCTTCCGCAGATTCTGTATCAGGAAGTTGCCCAGGTGTCCACCGTCGTCTGAGCAGCACAGGTCCATCACCAGGAAGCCGTCCTGCTCGAAGGCGTTGATCTGGTGGAAGGTGGACAGGGGCTTGGCGTGGTACTTCACCGAGCTCAGCTGTGGACCAGACATGGAGAGTCAGAGAGGAGCCGACAGTGGAATTCTCTAGTAGGCCAGGCAGCTACGTCTCCCTCTGTTCTGCTCAGCGCTGTGTGGAGCCGCATAGCAGGCACTGACCAGACTGACCTGATCAATATGGACATACCAACACTCAGCAGCTGAGGCTTTTGCCACTGTAGCTGCTCACCGACCCTACGTCACTTGGATCCTATGTTATGTCTTTTGCAGATTAAACAAACTGAACTTTTAATGACTTTTTGGATGCAATACATCATTTTCAACAAGAAGTCTTGCATCTTCTATTGTTCAACAGTCTAGAAGGTCACTAGACTACACACAACTTGTTTTCCAGCATCCTCAATcgatcatattcatatataacaTCTTTAAAAGAATTTCTCCTTTACTGCACTTCTATTAAGCTAAAGCCAGTCTTTCTTTGAACAAACATAGATCTTGCACACATCTTAATATCAAATATAAATTAAGCACTGGATCTACTTCTAATTTAAGAAACTCTGGCCCATTGTGTCACAAATAGTGGGTAATTTGAACTGATTTTATGTGACCCTAAGAACTCAGTGATTGATTCAATCAACTCAAGTGTTCGGGGCCCGTGGTGTGCTCACCTGTCCAGTGTGTTTGTTGCAGACGTGAAACACCGTGTCCTGTTTGGGCTCCCAGCAAATACCCTCGCTCAGCCCCTTCCCTCTGACCTTGGCCGTCAGGATCTTCAGCAGGTCTAACTTGATGGGCTGCTCGATGAATATCACGTAGTTCTCCGACATCGCTGAAACAGCACAAGCCCAGACTGTCACCAACCCCACTCCTCCACCCAGCAGCACTCTCTCCTCCCTGCCTGTGCTCTCCTGCTTTGCCTGGCCATAGTTTATCTATGGTTGACATCATGGGTTTGTGATACTGAACCTCTCAGCACTTCCATGATTTAACTTTGCTTTCTGAAGTATACCCACTGGCATACTACTGTACACTTCCATAAGGTCAAAGATGAGGCCTGCACTCCAGTAAATGCCTTCTGAACAGCTTCTCTTTCACAAGGTGAATGGGTTTATGTTCTGGGCTCACCAAAGCTGTGGTAATAGGAGGGCTTCATCTTGTCCACAGCTGGGATGGAGCACACCACCTGCGCCCCCTCCAGGGTCTCGCCCGCCGCCCCTTTCTCTGAGGGGACCCGGATGATGTTGTACAGCGACCCTGCAACCACAAACATGCACCTCAAACAGCCTGCTGGAAGCGTGGGGGTTTACGTAGACGTTTGTGTGTTTTACAGAGTAATTTAAAGTGAAATGTGACTCCGTCCCGACTAGCCATCTTGGAAGCCTTACGACATTCATGTGTAGTTTTTACACGTTGTGATGTGACGTTTTGGGGTGATTACATAAAGGTCTGATTACATAGCGATATGAAAAAGAGGCTATAAGcccttaataataatgttctggaaatttgaaatgtaaaacaagaATTGAACAATCACTGGCTATTTCGAACCACAGATTCAGAAGATAATGTTGGATGCCATAATGCGGGTTTACTGTTACCCCCAGATATGACATCATTGGAGTTTGAGTTGAATAACCAGTCTCAAAACAAACAGCCCTCTCAGTTACTTCTGCCTCATGGTGACTGCGCTGAGCCCAGCTCTCGTCACTCATTCACTGGAGAAGAGGCTACACGGCAGTAGATTGAAACCGAAAGATTACAATCAGATTAAATGTCCTGACCCACATTTTGTGGCTCAAAACAAACTCCCACTCTGTGAAAGGAACCTGTTCGCTCTCCCCGGAGCCTCACGCACAAAGGATCTTTTCATTTCTTGGTGGCTcagctaaaaaaataaaaaacactggccaTTGTTTGCGACTTTGTTCTGGGCAGAAACCAGAAACAAAAACGTTCCCTCTGACAGTGGGCGTGTGTCCATAGCGTACAGTTTCTGTGACGGATCAGAGCCCAGCGTGGCTTCCAGGGCGATTAGCGACACTTCACTGAACATGTTGCTTCAGTGAGTTATGTTACAGTAATAGCTACAGCGTTCTTGGGAGATGCgcagattttttttataccatccattgaaaatgtatttaatctggAATTTAAACTAGAAAATGACGgtcaatttaattttgtaatggGAACTTGACAAACTATGATCAATTTTGAACAACtaggattatttattttgtttcttccacACTTGCTTGTTTGTGGTCACTTAGCCCAGGTAGTTAGTTCACatatgaaaatatatgtttaaaagtGATTGCTTAAAAGGCGTAATTGACTGGAAAACCCCATTTCTAACCTCAAGCTTATAAACAATTCGATATGAAGGGGATccataaatagaaaaaaagattaaaaacatcTGAGAAGCCCAGAGACTAGACTCACAGCACACACTGTCTATTTAAAAGGCTTATGCCATTAGGCTCAGCAGCTACAAGTCAGGGGTTTCTTACTACACTGCAATTATACTGTACTGGTGAGAAAATCCCGTATCTAAGTGCACACAGTTTTGTGTGACAAGCTTCCCTTGCATTTCTTTTCCTGAAACGTCTTCCTCAAGCAGTCCTGTCAGGCTGCAGCTTTACCACTATTAGACACAGTTGTTTGGCAGAGACTGGCGCTGCCATGGGTGGTGTGTTTGGTGCGGGCGTAGCGCGGCCTCTCAGACTCACCCTGCTTGCCGTAGGAGTTGCCCATGTTGTAGGTGGTGCCGTCGGGGTCATAGTGCGGGTGCGCCGTGGCTCCGTTGACAGCGATGAACTTGCTCCAGTCAACCTGGGGAACAGAGAAATGCGTCTCTCTCCCAACGTGCAAGCATATTTGTTTTCCCTCCTATACAGTAACTGTTGGATTAATTTACATAACTACGACTGAAACTAAACACTGCAAAGTTCCTTTTTGAGCTGATCACTTGGAAGACACACTTGCTGCGGGGGTCAGGTCATCTGTGGACACATTAGGTCTCTGACAGCTTTTGGGTATCGGGGAACCAAATACAAAACTTGCATGTTAAAGGTAACCATTTATTGGGATTGACCAATGTGAAGACACTGTTAGTATGACGCTTACAATTCCACCCTGAGATGCTTACATCTGATTGGTGGATGGTCTAGGTGCAATTCATGGACTTCCACAGGACAGTCCTCGCAATTGGCTCAAGTGGAAACAATCCAGTGGCCTTGAAGCCAGTGTTACGTGGTTCCAATCCAATCAAAATAACTAGACTGAGGGACTCTGGGGGTATAATGTGGGACAAGTGATGCGTTGGCTTTCTGTGAAGTGAGTTTGACTACTCTGGTCCATGTTTGCCTGCTGTGTATTATCTCATCCGCCACATATCCTACTGCCAGTGTCCCATATGACACTGCTCTACAGCCCCtgtgcccgtgtgtgtgtgtgtgtgtgtgtgtgtgtgtgtgtgtgtctgtgtgtgtgcccgTGCCCTGTGTACCTTGTCCATGGTGTCCAGGCTTTCAGGGTCCACCCGGCGCATGAAGTTGGTCTCAGTGCTGACGTAGTAATCTCCCTTGTACTTGACAAAGCTCACACTGGCGTTGTCCGTGGCCTCTGGGTGAGACAGAGGAGAGCAGCAGAGGGAACAGGCTTATTAATGACAACACCACACCCCTCCACATCTCTTCAACGAAACAGTGTGGCCTGTCCTACATGCCACCATGTACCCcccacacactgaacacatggCTAATAACGTTCCGAGTCTGCACTGCGTACAAGCATGTCCTGAACAAAACCAATGCTTGCATCTATTTAATAATCTGATGGTCTGACAATTGTACTAGCCAGCAATAAAGCTCCAATCTGAGAATCGATATATACTAAAGAAACAGCTCACTGAATCCCTTTTCCCCCACAAAGTTGTGTGGAGCCAACGTTGGTGACGACAAGTAAAGACACAACCACACCGTTCACCACTGAGACTCTCCACCACGTTGACCCAAGTCAATTGCAACAATTCCAGTGTTATCTATCTGTGTCATGTGTGCTGGCAAGCATGTGGtttctactgtactgtgttaGACTTACTGGGCATCTCGAAGCGGGACAGGAATCTCTGAAAGACGTTCTTGCAGGGGTCGGGCATGGCCAGCGTGCCGAACTCCGACACCATGATGCGGTTGTGCTCGCAGTTGGTGTTGTACGAGTCGCTGCGCAGGAAGCGGCTCCTGTAGCTCACCACGCCCGCCTCGATCTTGAACTGGTGCAGCAGAGCCATCCCGTCAAACCAGTGGTTGTACCTGGAGGGAGCGACAGCAACAcatgcctgtctgtctctctgcacagagtcaccaagaaaacaatagaGAATGAAAggtacaaagaaagaaagacaaaaaaggcaaacagacaagatgacaaagagagagaaaacaggcCCTCAGTTTGAGCTTCCCGCACACTTACTTGTCGTTGCCGAACTCGAACTTGCCCGGGCCGTTCCTCAGGAAGCTGCCATTGACCCAGGCTGGGATCTGTCCGCACACCCGAGTCTCAATGGGCTCGGGGGTCTCGGGGACAGTCCTCACCAGGGCTTCCACGCTCTCCAGCCCCCGCACAGTGCTGTACCGCTGGATCTCATTCCTGGAGCTCGGATAGAGCTTGTTGAGAACTGCCGGGACGGAGAGACAGGGGAGGAAAAATCAGTGCACAGGCCTGGAGTCATTGACTGTGGCAAACAGACGACTGTAAAGCACTTCAATAAATGTCTATAGGAAACACTATTATTACTATGTAGGGTTGTGTCCAGGGGGATGGTTAAAGTGTCTGATTggtcatgtattattattattggtgtttttgttgtttaccTTAGTATATAATGACCCCTCATTACAGACTTTTCTAATACACGTGTAAATGTGGGGAATCCAGTTGCACTGATTGGGACAGCACGCAGGCTCCGACTCTTGTGCAAACACAGGTGCCGACAATTTAAAGTGCATGGGTTAAAAAGTCGGGGAGATCAGAGATCAAGGGGAGACAGACCGAGAGAGGGGGCAAGCATGTGAAGCAGAGTGTTGTGTAGAACTAGCCCTAAAAGTGAATTGAAGCCGGGCTGCATGTTGAGACGGACCTTCATTTGTGTTGCTGCCCAGTGGCCG from Amia ocellicauda isolate fAmiCal2 chromosome 1, fAmiCal2.hap1, whole genome shotgun sequence includes the following:
- the LOC136753940 gene encoding carotenoid-cleaving dioxygenase, mitochondrial isoform X1, which produces MSLVSSTIQTIPVLNKLYPSSRNEIQRYSTVRGLESVEALVRTVPETPEPIETRVCGQIPAWVNGSFLRNGPGKFEFGNDKYNHWFDGMALLHQFKIEAGVVSYRSRFLRSDSYNTNCEHNRIMVSEFGTLAMPDPCKNVFQRFLSRFEMPKATDNASVSFVKYKGDYYVSTETNFMRRVDPESLDTMDKVDWSKFIAVNGATAHPHYDPDGTTYNMGNSYGKQGSLYNIIRVPSEKGAAGETLEGAQVVCSIPAVDKMKPSYYHSFAMSENYVIFIEQPIKLDLLKILTAKVRGKGLSEGICWEPKQDTVFHVCNKHTGQLSSVKYHAKPLSTFHQINAFEQDGFLVMDLCCSDDGGHLGNFLIQNLRKSGEALDEMYNSLCRAFPRRFVLPLSVGPDTPTALNLNTLPDSSATAVKTGEGKVFCTHEDLHNSDLVDYGGLEFPQINYAHYNARKYRYFYGCGFRHLLGDSLLKVDIETKQLKVWKQPGLFPSEPVFVPAPGASEEDDGVILSVVLTPRQDKSTFLLVLDAVSFEELGRAEVPVNMPYGFHGYFHPSANTPTDLS
- the LOC136753940 gene encoding carotenoid-cleaving dioxygenase, mitochondrial isoform X2 yields the protein MFKLLRILNKLYPSSRNEIQRYSTVRGLESVEALVRTVPETPEPIETRVCGQIPAWVNGSFLRNGPGKFEFGNDKYNHWFDGMALLHQFKIEAGVVSYRSRFLRSDSYNTNCEHNRIMVSEFGTLAMPDPCKNVFQRFLSRFEMPKATDNASVSFVKYKGDYYVSTETNFMRRVDPESLDTMDKVDWSKFIAVNGATAHPHYDPDGTTYNMGNSYGKQGSLYNIIRVPSEKGAAGETLEGAQVVCSIPAVDKMKPSYYHSFAMSENYVIFIEQPIKLDLLKILTAKVRGKGLSEGICWEPKQDTVFHVCNKHTGQLSSVKYHAKPLSTFHQINAFEQDGFLVMDLCCSDDGGHLGNFLIQNLRKSGEALDEMYNSLCRAFPRRFVLPLSVGPDTPTALNLNTLPDSSATAVKTGEGKVFCTHEDLHNSDLVDYGGLEFPQINYAHYNARKYRYFYGCGFRHLLGDSLLKVDIETKQLKVWKQPGLFPSEPVFVPAPGASEEDDGVILSVVLTPRQDKSTFLLVLDAVSFEELGRAEVPVNMPYGFHGYFHPSANTPTDLS